AAATATCTGGGTGTGGTTTTTGTTGGCCTTATCGCAGAGCACCAGCTGCTACGAGGCATAAACAAAGGGTCAATAAGGGTTGCCATGTAACTGTTGACATCCCTTATCGGGAATGGCTGAATCTGTTTATAATGCTGGTGaattcaggaaaaaaacaaccgtggaataaataaaatactgtaaatgtcccATTTCAGCAGAGCAAAATGTTgcctttaattaattaatttgcttAAAACTTGCAATCTGTGTAAAGGGGCCTTTTTGACAGGTTGGTTTTCAACTAATAAAAACACCTGACTATCTTCAATATGAGGCTCTTTACATAAGCAGAATTAATGACAATGTAAAGAGAAACCGTGTATCATCAATCATCTTTCTTTAATACATTTGGCATGAACTTTTGGTATATTTGATCAAATGCTGGCATGTCATAGTCCAGAGGGTCAACACTTGGATTTAACCACTGTCCtcaaaacaatttttaatttgCTTGATAATTTAGTAGTAGAGGTGACATCCCTGAGATGCAAAAGCATCCTGTCGAGGTTACCCAGCTCTCTTAACTCTATTTCGTACAGACTTACAAAAGACTAACTGCAGCTATCTTTCTACAGAATTTGGGGCAGCATGCGCCCCATGGGTGGCAGGGCTTTATCGGACAGAGAAAAGATCTTGAATGTTTTCAacaagcaattaaaaacaaccGAAAAAAAACGTTGCTCAGGGAACAGATTAACTGCAGACTGCACACGTTTAAACCATGATAGCATGACAGATGGGCAGCACAAAATGAAACGACTGAAGAGCCGCAAGGAGAGGAGTCAGATGAGAGGTGGTAAGAAAGAAGCCTCAACGTCCAAATCACATTACCATCACTGTCCACGCCAAAGCAGTAAAGACATGGCACATTTCCACAACAGCTGCCATAGTAGCTGTCATTGTCCTTCAATGAGAGACGCACCATTTCCAAACATCATTCCTGCTGCACAAGAGCCCAGTATCATCACAGACAGTCGCCTGATAGGACACCATGGCCTGTTCAACCATGAGGTGAAGTCTATCGACATTGAACGCTTGTTAAGTGAGCAGAGAAAACGTGGAACGCAATTACAAGAAAAGAACAATACTGCTTCACATCCCTTTTCAACATCTAACATTCCATCTCCATTATCTAATAATGACTTGTTGGATAAGGATACTGATGAGGTTTTGccaattgaaaaaacaaaagcccaTGATGATTGCCAGAAGAAAATCAGTCAGGGATCAGATGTTACAGCAGTGCGGAGACCGCAGCAACAACCTGATCTTTCACCTGATAGTGTGAAAAGCATCTCCTCAGCTAAACAGAGCTCCCTCAATGCAGTGAAAATCAAGAGCAAGAAGACCAACCCTGTTATGTCTGAAAAGGGCAGAGAGTCACAGCTGACTCCAACAGTTGTCAGAGAAAATGTGAAGACATTAAACAAGACAGTACAGGGGAACATGATTTCTACTCCGGAGCACACCCCAAAGAACCAGGAGTCTCCCGCTCACCAAACACAAGCTCATATTCTCAGTCCAAGCCCCCATCAGCCCTCCAGCTCACCCACTGCTGACAGTTCTGACATACCGAATCTTGACTGTGTATCTAAGTCTGTCAGTACACTGGCAGCGGGTTTGTGTGACTGTCTGCATTTTCCACTTCTGAGTAGGAGAGACCTGGTGGCAGAGAATAGAGATGTTTTGTTAAAAGCTCTAAGGGAGAGACATGGACCCGGGCTTCAGGAGAACCTCATGGGGTTGCAGCGATGCTTCCACTTCGATGCTGATCCCACAAAGAAAGTCCAGGATCAGGAGTCAACCATGATAGATGAGCTTTCGCCTTCAGGTAGGCACTAAAACGCTCTGGGATTCccagaaaaattaaaatggtgATTTCTTACAAATTATGGTTGTTTAAAGTGATAACTCAATGTTACTGTTTGCTTTATCATATCTCtataaaatcacaatttttatattaacatatGGGGCTTCAGTTCTTATCTAGAAGTGCATCATACGTTACGTTTTACCAACATTAGTGATGTTCAGATGGTGTGCTTTTCACTTATTTAGTAGTGGTATTGATAGCATCTTTTTAACTCAATAATGTTAATACTTCACTTCAGGATCACGACAGACTGTGGTAAGTTGtgattatatttattcattcattacattttttgcacAGAACGAGGACTGTGAATTTTGTCCCCCATCACTTAGTCCTGAGATCTTATAAAGGCCAGTAGAAGGATGATTACAGCAAGGAAAAACggtttaaatgtttatatggACATCTGACCATTAAGATATTTATAATTATGAAACTATCCTTTTAAAGTAGTATATTTCTAGTTTTTAAAGGCAGTAGTAAGCGAGGGTACAGGTAACAGTTTGTGGGCAGCTTTACAGTCATGTCTCCTCTTTTTTAGATGCATTTACAACAATGTTTCAAGCCTACACTGCTACTCGGCCGTCTTCTGACATTGAGAAAACCACATCTTTCAGAATGACGGGAACTGGGCATTTTAAAAGGAAGTCCAAGCTACATCAAAACCTGGAGCAGGTAAGGTTTACTCTGTCACACTCTTATTTTTGTTCCCATCCTTTGTTTAGTAATCCTCAAGTAagattttttattactttgaaATCCAATTCTTTCTGGTTTTCATGTAAAGACTGCTGAATGGTTGACAAGCCCTGTGGAGACTTCTGTCAGCCTTTTGGATGATATCCTCAGACCTACTTGCGCTCCTCAATTCACCATGGACTTTGAGCCATCCGGAGTTACAGCCAGTGATAATTTTTTCTCTCCCACATCATGCTGGGGAGAAAAGGCTTCTGTATCTCATCACTGGGAAGACGGGTTTAACAGGCCAAAGAGCAAAGAGGCTGTTATGTTTAAAACCTTTGAAAACCACACCAGAGGAGTTCCAGAGAGGAACAGTGGGTCTCAATTCAGTGGAATCAACATCCAGCGTTTCTTTCCTTATCAAACACTGCTGTTAGATAGACATTCACCAGCACCAACACACTTTACCCAGGAGAAAGGCCCATTTGAAGTTGATGGATCCTCTTTTGCTCCCTCGTTTGCCCAAATTCACCATGCTCAGCAGAGCTTCCAGCCTTTCAGCCATTTCAGTCATCCTTCAACTGGCCCTCCTCTCAGGTCTTACCACACTGACATGATGCATTACCCCCCATCTCACATGCTTGAAAGAGATGCAGTAGCtcccctttcttctttctcaagCCCTGAGCAGTGGTCCTTCCCTCCTATGAGACTGTACTAATGTGTGGTACAGCTATACATATACGTGCCTGTCAGCATTTCTatggcaacaaaaaacaacaacaacaatgctttCTTAATTCAtacatcagatttttttgttcacaGTCAGCAAAAATATATGTTGTGTGCTCataatttgaccaaaaaacattatcaaatattatatcaatagctgacatcttttattcttttgtccCATGTATGCTGAGATAAGGAAATTGTATGTTATGTTTAAACACACAATTATGTATTGTTTGCATCCTtggaacattttttaatatgcaGAACTGTACACATTTTGTTAAACAAAGGTGTTATAATGGGAAATTCTTTACACAAGAATTTTAGCCAGGAATGTGCTATAGTGAAAAGCTATTTGATATTTTGTTGTGTACGTGGtctacatttaaatgcaaatacaacacatttgtcataaacattgtaataaaaagacagacaatGTCAAGCATtgataaatgtaaaattaaagtaatcacatgatgtgtgcatttgtgattCATGCTTGTGATTATGTTATTAATCATCAATGCATCCCACTACACATTTACAATTTTGCATGACCCTCTCCCGTCAGcagaaaatataattattaatgTAATGTACTCAGGTTGGACTTTTAAGGTTTCAAGTAATAGTTTTCATGTGATAATTGAGTCTCAAAATGTTCAGTTCCTTCTTCACAACatttacttttgtaattttcttcAGTATTGAGTCTGCTCCCGGTTCTCATCGCCCTACGTAGATGGTACCAAAACAGCTCTTGGGCCTGCGTCGGGTTAGTGCAATCTGAGCCAGGCCACTGCACATAAGTCTTTTTCAACATGACCTTCCTCATGCGGTGATAGGGCGACATCTGCCTTTCAGAGATTGGctccaaaaacacaagcagaagAATATCCCGGTGCTCATCGAAGAGTCGGTAGCTGGCCAGTTGGATTTCCAGAGAACACCACTCACTTCTTAGGAAATTCCTGCTTACCACACAAATAGTTTTACGGCTGCTATACACAGCAGAGACGATGTTGTCCACAATATTGCGGCCCAGCTCAAAGTCCCTGTGATGTAGACAAAGTTTAAAAGACGATTCATTTCCCTCCAGGTTGGGCACTAACTCTTCCATGACCCACTTTTCATCACAGGAGTTATATGAAATAAATGCATCATATTTGCaattttcctcctcttctctgagTCTCCGCCACTGTTCACTAAACCAGGAACGGAACACATAGTAGCCGTACTTAAATTTCCAGTAGAGTTTGACATGAAGTAAGGGAATTACTGTGAACAGAAAGATCACAACCGCTGTGCTAATGAACAGGTACTCTCCTAGATCTTTGTAACAAACTTTGGTGTCAAAGTTGTAGAATTTGACTTCTTCATTGTGAGGGCAATTCAGATTGTACAGATAGACCACCTGGACACGTGGGTTATTTACTGTCCAGTTTTGTAGCAATTTATTTGTGCAGGTGCAGCTTAAAGGAGTATTACGTATGTCAAGGTAGTGGAGTTTAGGTAAAGTTTCTAGCGCGTCAACATCAATGCTCTGCATTACATTGTGGTTGAGCTGTAGTGTGTGTAACTTCGTCAGATTCCCAAAAACCTCCATTGAAATGTTCTGAATGCCCATATTTTCAACAATCAATTTGGTCAAATTCTTTAGATTTTTAAATACTCCTGGTCGGAGTTCTGTTGCTCCAACACAGCAGTTGTCCAATGTAAGGAAATTTAAGCCTGTCAGATCATCAAAGACATCAGGAGCAAGATAGTTGATGTTATTGTTGGTGAGATACAGAGATTTCAGTGAGTGTAGGCCATGAAAAAAATTGCGGGGTAAAACGGTGAGGCCATGCGGCCGCTGTCCATCCAGTTTGAGATCAGTGAGCTTGCTGAGATTCATAAATGGTGTGAGATGTATTTTTCTAAGGAAGCGAATCTGATTACTTTGTAAATCCAGCACTGTTAGTGTGTCTTGAAAGACATGGTAGAAGGAAGTGTCAATGTTTTTGAGGTTGTTTCCATCTAGATATAATTTAGACAGACTTTTTAGTCCATCAAGGCCAGAAGGCTGGAAATAAGTAATCTTGTTACCTCCTAAGTCTAGTGTAGTCAATTTGCTGAGACTGAGGAAGGTCCCGTTAAATATGACAGAAATATGATTGTTGCGTAGGTTAAGGATTTGCAGATTGACATTGTCTTCAAAGGTGTCATTGAACAAGTCAGTTAAAAGGTTATTATCCAGTCGGAGAGTTGTGAGCAGTTTTAGCCCTTTGAGCGCTTTATGATGGAGGAAAGCaattgtgttaatgttaagCTGTAGCGTCTTGATATTTGGTGCAT
The genomic region above belongs to Etheostoma cragini isolate CJK2018 chromosome 6, CSU_Ecrag_1.0, whole genome shotgun sequence and contains:
- the tlr21 gene encoding toll-like receptor 21 yields the protein MTSLTYQLLLATVFLGAVQLICGYSFNNCIEDQYSDGFFNCVHRQENNTPAIINDLPPSAVSLNISNNQLSQIPNRSFVHLPNLQHLKIDNTQLRIIDQFAFQNLSQLKSLNLSSNKIAELIPSVFKDLHNLTNLSLTNNKLKQLPEGIFSTLLNLDTLMMRQNSLRNFSGIAESVSHLTNLKILDLCFNNLTSLNHSNVSLPESLTTLYICQNNLLTLGCKHSFLSFIKLLDLSYNRRLPTTAFRGVNLSHINYLRLRSTRVNVVEFLNISNVNPGHVDFSGTGLNNDNLLKELCKSLKTKVRSIKKLDLGDNRIENITKNSLSSCPKITSLDLSRNNLKYTSCLNFLNTQKQIKSLNAEHNHLTLLRSCKTQNMVYSKLEELSYRYNRILTVNSHAFYHAPNIKTLQLNINTIAFLHHKALKGLKLLTTLRLDNNLLTDLFNDTFEDNVNLQILNLRNNHISVIFNGTFLSLSKLTTLDLGGNKITYFQPSGLDGLKSLSKLYLDGNNLKNIDTSFYHVFQDTLTVLDLQSNQIRFLRKIHLTPFMNLSKLTDLKLDGQRPHGLTVLPRNFFHGLHSLKSLYLTNNNINYLAPDVFDDLTGLNFLTLDNCCVGATELRPGVFKNLKNLTKLIVENMGIQNISMEVFGNLTKLHTLQLNHNVMQSIDVDALETLPKLHYLDIRNTPLSCTCTNKLLQNWTVNNPRVQVVYLYNLNCPHNEEVKFYNFDTKVCYKDLGEYLFISTAVVIFLFTVIPLLHVKLYWKFKYGYYVFRSWFSEQWRRLREEEENCKYDAFISYNSCDEKWVMEELVPNLEGNESSFKLCLHHRDFELGRNIVDNIVSAVYSSRKTICVVSRNFLRSEWCSLEIQLASYRLFDEHRDILLLVFLEPISERQMSPYHRMRKVMLKKTYVQWPGSDCTNPTQAQELFWYHLRRAMRTGSRLNTEENYKSKCCEEGTEHFETQLSHENYYLKP
- the si:dkey-250k15.4 gene encoding uncharacterized protein si:dkey-250k15.4, producing the protein MRPMGGRALSDREKILNVFNKQLKTTEKKRCSGNRLTADCTRLNHDSMTDGQHKMKRLKSRKERSQMRGGKKEASTSKSHYHHCPRQSSKDMAHFHNSCHSSCHCPSMRDAPFPNIIPAAQEPSIITDSRLIGHHGLFNHEVKSIDIERLLSEQRKRGTQLQEKNNTASHPFSTSNIPSPLSNNDLLDKDTDEVLPIEKTKAHDDCQKKISQGSDVTAVRRPQQQPDLSPDSVKSISSAKQSSLNAVKIKSKKTNPVMSEKGRESQLTPTVVRENVKTLNKTVQGNMISTPEHTPKNQESPAHQTQAHILSPSPHQPSSSPTADSSDIPNLDCVSKSVSTLAAGLCDCLHFPLLSRRDLVAENRDVLLKALRERHGPGLQENLMGLQRCFHFDADPTKKVQDQESTMIDELSPSDAFTTMFQAYTATRPSSDIEKTTSFRMTGTGHFKRKSKLHQNLEQTAEWLTSPVETSVSLLDDILRPTCAPQFTMDFEPSGVTASDNFFSPTSCWGEKASVSHHWEDGFNRPKSKEAVMFKTFENHTRGVPERNSGSQFSGINIQRFFPYQTLLLDRHSPAPTHFTQEKGPFEVDGSSFAPSFAQIHHAQQSFQPFSHFSHPSTGPPLRSYHTDMMHYPPSHMLERDAVAPLSSFSSPEQWSFPPMRLY